From Salarias fasciatus chromosome 5, fSalaFa1.1, whole genome shotgun sequence, a single genomic window includes:
- the LOC115388021 gene encoding LOW QUALITY PROTEIN: choline/ethanolaminephosphotransferase 1-like (The sequence of the model RefSeq protein was modified relative to this genomic sequence to represent the inferred CDS: inserted 2 bases in 1 codon): protein MSATGQQQGGALRSRRGLVRDKDPGQGMGMEAACWLAPGVLRRLIELPSPPLSRHQLKRLEEHRYSSAGRSLLEPLMQRYWEWLVGRVPAWIAPNLITIIGLATNVFTTLVLVYYCPTATEQAPLWAYLLCAVGLFIYQSLDAIDGKQARRTNSSSPLGELFDHGCDSLSTVFVVLGTSIAVQLGTNPDWMFFCCFAGMFMFXCAHWQTYVSGTLRFGIIDVTEVQIFIIIMYLLAAVGGSAFWQSLIPILNIQMKMVPAICTFLGAIFSCTNYFRVIFTGGVGKNGSTIAGTSVLSPVLHIGSVIILAMMIYKKSAVQLFEKHPCLYILAFGFVSAKITNKLVVAHMTKSEMHLHDLAFLGPGLLFLDQYFNSFIDEYLVLWIALIISFFDLVRYCVSVCNQIACHLHIFVFKIKPCSVLSAAPH, encoded by the exons ATGAGCGCAACGGGGCAGCAGCAAGGGGGGGCCCTGCGTTCTCGCCGAGGCCTTGTCCGGGACAAGGACCCTGGGCAGGGCATGGGCATGGAGGCGGCCTGCTGGCTGGCCCCCGGAGTGCTGCGCAGGCTGATCGAGCTGCCCTCGCCCCCCCTGTCCCGACACCAGCTCAAGAGACTGGAGGAGCACAG GTACAGCAGCGCCGGACGCTCCCTCCTGGAGCCTCTGATGCAGCGGTACTGGGAGTGGCTGGTGGGACGGGTCCCCGCCTGGATCGCCCCCAACCTCATCACCATCATTGGCCTGGCCACCAACGTCTTCACCACCCTCGTGCTCGTGTACTACTGCCCGACCGCCACCGAACAG GCTCCTCTCTGGGCGTACCTGCTGTGTGCCGTGGGCCTCTTCATCTACCAGTCGCTGGACGCCATTGACGGGAAGCAGGCCAGACGCACCAACAGCAGCTCCCCGCTGGGCGAGCTGTTCGACCACGGGTGTGACTCTCTCTCCACCG tgtttgtggtgttgggAACCAGCATAGCAGTGCAGCTGGGCACCAACCCAGACTGGatgttcttctgctgcttcgcCGGGATGTTTATGTT TTGCGCCCACTGGCAGACATACGTGTCGGGAACGCTGAGATTTGGCAT CATTGATGTGACTGAGGTGCAAATCTTCATTATAATCATGTATTTGCTGGCCGCCGTGGGAGGATCGGCTTTTTGGCAGTCACTG ATTCCGATCCTAAACATCCAGATGAAAATGGTTCCCGCCATCTGCACTTTTTTAGGAGCCATCTTTTCCTGCACCAATTACTTTAGAGTTATTTTCACAGGCGGCGTGGGCAAAAACGGATCCACAATAGCA GGAACCAGCGTCCTCTCCCCAGTCCTTCATATTGGTTCAGTCATCATTTTGGCCATGATGATATACAAAAAGTCTGCAGTCCAGCTCTTCGAGAAACATCCATGTCTTTATATCCTGGCGTTCGGCTTCGTCTCGGCCAAAATCACCAATAAATTAGTT GTAGCACATATGACAAAAAGTGAGATGCATCTCCACGATTTAGCCTTCCTGGGGCCAGGACTCCTCTTCCTGGATCAGTATTTCAATAGTTTTATTGACGAGTACCTGGTACTCTGGATTGCACTG ATCATTTCCTTCTTTGACTTGGTGCGTTACTGTGTCAGTGTTTGCAACCAGATTGCCTGCCACCTTCACATTTTCGTTTTCAAAATCAAGCCTTGCTCAGTGCTCAGCGCCGCTCCTCACTGA